ttttttttctgCAAAAGTAACAGAGAATTTACTGAAGGCCTTGAGGTCCACTTTCTTTTAATATGAAAAAGACATAGACCAAGTGGACATAGAGGGAAAAAAGATCAGTGACTCTACCTTAATCATTTAGGGGGGAAGATTACATTTAAGAGAGAAAAGGATATAATCCAGCAGAACAAAGagaaataaacaaagaaatgagtTGGTTATAACCTTACAATAGCTGTAATTCTGCAAGTCAACAAATATCTCACCACAGGAGTCTCGGCATTCTACACTGTAAAATGCAACACGCTTTGGCAACTTGTGACACTTAGCATTTACTGATTTCTGCAAAAGGAAACATAATCAAAACAACTATTGTCAGTATTTCCCGAAAGGTACCAGTTAGGAAGGAATCTGATAATTTTATTAAAGATTAGTTAAAACAGCATATAATGGAAGGATAATTTTACTTTCGTCAAAAGGGAGCAACagctaacaacaacaacatcaaacttctGAAAGAAATCAGCATCAAAATTGAAGAGAGCGCCTGAAAAATATAGTATAAAAGTCACATGAGAAATTTCCAACAGCTTTGAAACAGAAAAATTGATTTTGACATTAAATAGACAAAGTTACTTAACACATAACGAAATGTCAAAAACAAGCACATCAGGAAGTCAAGctaaaaaataacataataacaaGCTTGCTGTATTATAGGATTTGCAATTATTGAATGAGTTATCTAACAGCTTAAAATGCACGGGTGTATTACAGCCTCATTCAGTGGTCAGCTTAAAGGAAAATCACTATTATAATGTAAGCAATTAGATGAACAACCAGACAGCTGAGGCAAAATTGGGAGAAAGTGAGAGTTTTCTGTGGCTGACATTGAGCTGATTTAGATTCAGGTGATTATGGCCGTTTGTCAAAAGATTCTAGAGCCTAAGTTTACAACACCACGTGACACGGAAATTTCCTGATGCACCACGGCAGCGAATCAAGAAATGCAAATGCTTATTCTGCAAAATAAGTAACAACTTTAAGAAGAAACCAATTCTTTTTTTGTGAGACATCCTAAGCTTTTCCCTTGAAACTGAGTATACTTATCAAAGTATCCTCCGCATTCTTTTTGACAGATGATGCTAGTGAAACTGTGATGCTGTGCTTAGTCATTTATAATTTCTTGTTTCCGTTTTAAATCCCCACCTTACTATGTTCCTTTCATCCTGCATTCAACTTGAGACTCCATTCGATGAGGCAAGCATGACATAAGAAGCAATGTCCAGATAAAGCAACAACAATGAAAATGCAAAATTTTGCATGAGATAGAGGAAAGAAGCAAACTAATAGttcatccaaaaaaaaaaaaaaacctttctcTACAGCAACAGAAGCTAGCAAACTAATAGttcatccaaaaaaaaaaaaaaacctttctcTACAGCAACAGAAACCATAGGGTTGAAATCCTTCAATGAATCACAGCAAAGCTCAGCAACGGACTTCCCACGGAAAGCATTTTCATCAGGAGGAATTAAGAAATTAGCTAATAATAGTTCTTCTGTTACCAAGCGATCATCATTCAGCGTCAAACTACCTACTCCAGCTAAAACAATATTCTTGCAGAACTGGGAAAAGAAAGGTaaataattaaacaaaacatAGACAAACAAATAAGTTAGAACAAGTACAAGAAGCTACTCAAAATTAATTTTAGCAACTGGTACTCCAGATGTTCGATAGGAACATATCAAGGGGCCAATAATCATGACGTGTAATATTTATGAGCTTGGTGAATTATCATGTAATAGCCCAATTCAAAGAGACAATACTATAATTAGTGATTAATATGTTCTGTTGAGTGTTGCTGCGAAAAACACTGTGCCATAGTAaaaatatattaacaataaaaagAGTTCAAAAAGTAGAAAAGCTACCTCAACACTAGTTCCTTTCAGTCCACTAACAAATACATGAGATTTGCTGAGCCTGAAGCAAACAACAAATAATACAGATTGAAATCCAAATCGAATAAATAGAGATGTTCTACtacttattttctttatttccaaataaAAAGCTGGTATACAAATTTATGTGTTTAAGTCGatgtatatttttttcttttttaatcagTAAGTGGATGTACATGCTAAACAGCTATCTGTTCGTGACGCGTCATATTGATATTTACCTTCTCTGAGCATCAACACCCCAAACCCTAATTTGACGATCATAAATGGCAGTTTCCTGCTCCGTCAATTGTTCACCTTCTGTTCCCATTTGTCCCAATTGCAGcctgaaaaaaaaaatagcattACTCAAGTATAAAGCAATAACAACAAATTATAACCTCAAAACCAAAGTCGAATCTGTTCAATGTAATTGCATAAAGAAGACGCGCAATAACAAATAGAAACTCCCCGACCCGCACCCAGCTCAAAAAACCTCCGGATCGGGTTCGTTTCTCGaaaggaaaattggaaaaaaagaaGACGACGAAGTAGTGGAAAGAGAGCATACACTCAACCACAGAAGAACTGAGCTTGTTTGCAGAAGAATATAGGGTTCTACTTCGCAGCGTCTCTGTTTTCTTCTCTTTGGTTTTGCTTTCTGTTTGGTCAAATAGTGAAGTCAAAGTAAAACTGATTGAAAATTACTCCTCATATAAATGATGACTTCCATTTCAAgatttaattttcctaaacttTGATATGAGAAAAGTTGTAAGCAATTTATTACTACTGCTTTTTTAGGAAATATAATTTTAAGAATAAAACTAATCTAGtgttttttaatttcaaaaagtTGATGAAATTAATCCAAAAGCTTAtgtttcaaacttcaaaatattttgaagttgaaaaatgtTTCAAGTTGATAAATTAAtacttatttaaaataatttttaaatattatttaaaatatttgaggCAAAATCTATAGTAAAACGCGATATTCTCCGATGGTGTCTTCTTAATTGATGTCATACTCTTTAAACTGCATTCTGTGCTGAGTCGAACTTGCAAAAAACATTTCATCATAATAAGAGGTTTTACGTTCGAGTCTTGAATATAGTAAAACTTTACCTGCATCAAATATTTATCCTAAATCATTTATCATGGTAAAGTGATAATTTAAGAAAAGAAGGTGTATTATTTAAGAGAtcgttacacaaatagccggccaGATTCACAGCTTACTTTTCCTAActgatatacataaattatatattgattaatATACGTAGTTATACACATATTGTAAATGAACTATACATATGTTATACATCcgccggctatttttagtttaaaagatTAATTAAGTGGGTGGCTATTTGAGTTAATCCATCACTTAAATAATGaagaaattatttaattatagTTTAGTGATATCACAATAATTGTAAAGACATGTGTTATATATTTATTGGTTTAGTTTAAACGTTCGATGCGGGTAAATTTTTATTCTCAGAGGGAGGATCCTTTTGATAAGAAGTGCTTTACCCAGAGTGGCCCGGAACGGTTTTATGCAAAATCGAACTAGTAAGGTTTCAAAGCAAATACTAGACACCAATTTAGAAACCAAAAAACAAGAGTGTAACAAATTGAGAGAGACTATAGCGACGCTTTCGCagcaaaataaaataacaaatgtaccaaaaaaatataataagaatAAGTATttcttggacatgcttatattcACATTAAATTTCAATTCAAAAGTTCGATTAAACATTATAAAGAAAATTAGACAATCAGATTGCGGAGAGTCTTAAGGAGTACATCTGGAGTAACACAAGAGATTTGCAAAAATTAAATCCTCCTTTTGGGAATTTTGTAAAGAAAAACTGGAAACCTTattgaacaaaaagaaaatagtcACAgagatttccataatttctaagTAAAGAAGTACAAAGTAAACATAGACACAAGCCAACAATTCTctcctttatttattatttttttttaacaattcgATATTCGAAAATAAGTTACTGACTGATTAAAATTCGTGTTATCGAGCAGTCTCAAGTGGAGTGTTCCCTATTAGGAGTTATTCTCAAGAATCGGACCGAGATCTTAGATTAAGGGCGAAGAAATCTCATCTATATCAAACAATTCTAGTGCAATTGTATTATTTGCTTCATATTGGTGTTCAATCTTAACTAGACAAAAGTTGTTATGTGCATCTTCGTGAACACAGATAAGAAGAGTACaattagtggtggcaaaatgaactttttaaaaatagattAAATATGAATAAGATCCCTATTATCCATTTAAAAAATAGATAATCAATGGATAATGAGTTTAACTTCTACATTTGCAAAGACCCAAATTGGAGGTTcttcaagtttgggagactaaaaATTTTCTCAAAAGTGATTATATTATCCGTTGGTTAACCAATTTCTATCTATATTAAATATGGACCCGGTCAAATACTTTATTCATTTTTGCATTACTCGTTTTTTATCGGCTTATATCTGACCCGACTGCCTGTTATTATTTGGTAGGAAAACACAGTAGAGCGCGAAGCAGACATTATATATAGTGCGTACCTGCCAAACATGGGAATGAGAATCTGACATCTTGTTAAAATAACATGttcaattttttcttcttcttcttctacatgacATACTAACATCTTCAAACCTGAAGCCCAAcataaataaatgaataaattaatTCTATATATATCCATTGGGGGTTCATATATATTTCACCTATATATAATATATGGAGTTTACTACGGTAATCATGATGAAATTTAACTGACTAACTTACCAAGTTTTTTGTCATAATCTTGCTTTAGATTAGTAGGCATGGTTAATGCTCCTATCCAAGAAGAGGACCTCTTGTTTTATGCTGCTTTTGGTATCTTTTCTCTTTACAGATAATTCAGGAGAAGTAGAAAGAATGTAAAACGAATGAAAATCCAGAAGGGGGGGGTGTGTGGATTCATTTCCATTCATAATTAACAATATGTCGGGAAACTGAAATATTCAAGGAACTTGAAGTGCAATAGTCGCATAATATAATGAAAATGGCTAAAGATATTAAATTTTACTAACATTTATTTTTCCTGTCATGATTGGATAATTGTATTTCTTCATAAGATAGATAGTTGTAAGATTTTTACATTGTTATTTTATTCACAACTACTTTTAAAAACCAAAGAAATAACTATATTTTCAAAGATATGTTGACCTTTAGATCTAAAAAAAATAGAGGAATTGTTCACACGCACCAATCTGTTTAATCACATGGACTAAGGTTAATTATGTTATTGTGCCAAATAAGATAAATTACTTTTTTTATGCAACAGTTTCAGGTTGGTACATACTGTGAAACAAGTTTAAACCAAAAAACCCTACTGTAAAACATGTCGCGTAGACTCAAAAATATAAGAATGCACTTTTTACTTTAGAAAATTAAAATAGGGTAAAAAATTATCCACACTCGATGTTTACACTGAATGAATAGATGCATGAAATATATTTTCATATAGATTTTTTTCACCTAATCATGATTCATTAAAACATATTATTACTTTATGATAAGTTGATATGAATAAATGTATATATTGGGTATGAATAAATTTTTGCCAATCACCTTAGAAATTAAAACCAAGGGCTATTAGTTGGAATGTGAAAGCTAAAGCCGTTTTACACTTTAACAATGCCTATTGTAACCAACATCATTCCTAAGCGTGGTAACTTAAAACAATGTTAAGACCAATCTAAAGTTATTTTAATTTGTGTGCTTTGTATAAGGGAGAAATGTGCATAATTATTTCAACTGTATGATTGACCCAAAAACCATATCTAATTTTCTAAAGGTCTTAATTCCAACATACACTTATATGTATAGTACGAAATGGAAGAAGGGTCAACTTGACAAAACTTATGTTGTAAGCTGTAACTAAATCTAATGTTTACCATAAATTTTGTCTAGCTAATTGgttagttttaatttttgttgCTTTGACAGATCTTACCGTCCTGGAAGAATTTTACTCTCTCCgattcacaataagtgaccaatttactttttcattttggtccaaaataagtgtccatttatgtaatcaagaaaaaattcaatttgtttttactcTTTTACCCTTATGTgcatatccctaaaaagttttcttactcaTAACATTAAATCCACTATAACTATGTGAccaatatttaattaagggtagtttagtcatactaggtatttttgtatagaatttagtattttcttaatgggcgtgCCTAAAACAAACTGGTAACTTATTGTAGACCAGAGGGATTATATGTTCTGAAGAGGCTGTTTATTGTATTGTTCACATGTCATTCTCAACTATAATGTAATAAAGTAAAAGGTTAATAAATCTTGGAATGTCATAGTTAAAAGAATAAGAGTTTGTAACATATGAttttgggaaaagaaaagaacgtatgattttgggaaaagaaaagaaacggCTTCAGTGGCATACATAAACGTATAGagtatatctatctatctatatcatatactatattataagtgtgaATATCAAATGTGAAATCCTActcatatcatatatatatatatatatatatatatatatatatatatatatatatatatatatatatatatatatatatatatatatatatatactatattataagtgtgaAGACCCTAAGTCAAAGTTAAAAGACTTAAAATATCCTTCAAAAGCAGAATGACCAAACTACCctttatttaataatttatttgaaCTAACTTTATGTGGAgcaattaattaattatgttAATCAACTTTAAAGTCAAAAATTAATTTACAAATTTACTTTACCCTTACAATCAAATAGTATTCCAATAATTTCTACTACTCTTTATTAtatgaataaataatgaaaacataGAATGCAACGTACGCATGAGATGTCCCTGTAACTAGCGAAATCTTTTTGTATTCTCAACTAAGCTAATGTAATAATGGAATTGAAACTCTTCCACTTCTTTGTTATTTTTATACTCTTCTAGATgaattaaacacccataacgttaTAGCAAATGAAAGACATTGTAATGTATCAGTACTCACTCCATGTAATTTAATGAGGAgttgtcacgatccggaatttccaccgtcgggatcgtgatggcgcctaacatttcacttgctaggcaagccaacgttaaagaatcattaaaccaaatccttattttcatttagtaaataacaataattagctaagatgaaatataataagtgcggaataatataaagacTGTATCAATTACTACcactcggatctggagtcacaattcacgagcattctagaattcactacaagcAATAGTCTGAGAGAAATAccactgtttgaatgaaagaaacagtaaaacagaaaagatagacggggacttcaaggtctgtgaacgccgacagatctaccttgagtctccggatagcgggtccaacaactaaaatctcgatcaacccgagcaggtaccaaaatctgcacagaaagtgcagagtgcagtatcagtacaactgaccccatgtactggtaagtgtcgagcctaacctcgacgaagtagtgacgaggctaaggcaaggcacctacaaatcaacctgtgtagtttaacaatgtatatacaaataacagtaatgaagaattaGACAGGAGATATCGGGAGGGAGAAATATGctgggggaaatacgagataaagaactacagcataatgataactggaacaaccaatatattatgaatcaacaggaacacgaatacagtaaaggaaaaatgcacgacatcacctttcgtgcttttactcctAGTCTCACCATAAATCAATAggaacgacacggcatcacccttcgtgcattaacactcacattatggcacgacatcatccttcgtgcattaacattctcCCTTACcaaaatgcaatgcataaataataacagggagatagaataacaagtacaagcctacttcaacatttggttccacaatatatcaccagaaaattcgtaaacatgataagaacgatcaatttaacaacactagtataaacacatagcaattaggcatacgaaagagacaatataagaaaaacagaagaaacatggaaaataggtaaattgacggtgcataagtactcatcacctcacatatacgccgctcacatgaatttcacatagcaaatagtctaaggttcctaattccctcaagtcagggttagacacaatacttacatcgctctgaaggccacttaattctcaatcacagcttttcctctagaattcacctccaaaccacttgtatctattcaaaaatgactcaataatatcaaatatttctaaaggaatcaattatattgcataaattaaattttccaaatttttttccaaaaagtcaaaaaattgaccccagacctgcttggtcaaaacccgaggttcggaccaaaatctatttatccattcacccccgagcccgaatatgtaattggttttggaatccgacctcaaattgaggtctaaatccccaaattttcgaaattcctagtttctaccctaacccctcattctaccatgaaaactttagattttaggttgataattcataaaatgtaatgagtaattgaaagaaaatggtttagaatcacttaccaacactttggggaagaaaataaatcttgaaaatcgcctctagcccTTTTGTTTTGTGAAAAGTGGGAAAAATGGCTTAATCCCGTGTTGGATTCTgttttaagtgttgggcgacagtgtgcatcgcgttcgtgaggccgctgtcgcgttcacgaagagcatTGGCTGCCAagtcttcgtgttcgcgagacagtgttcacgttcgcgtaggctacccccctggccttcgcgttcgcgagatatttgctcgcgttcgtgatgaaggaaaGGTTGACACCTCCCTCCccccccagtgcctaacactacgcgttcgcgtaggctgcCCTCAtcgctttgcgttcgcgaccaaaccttcgcgttcgcgaagaagaaaattccggCCTCATCAgcttactcttcgcgttcgcgagaggaccttcgcgaatgcgaagaaggacatgctagaacaccagaatctgcagaaaatcagattttccaaagtccaaaacatcccgtggcctatccgaaactcatccgagccctcggggctccaaaccaaacatgcacacaagcctaaaaatatcatacgaacttgctcacgcgatcaaatcgccaaaataatacctagaactacgaatttagcaccaaatcaaatgaaattctcaagaacactttaaaacttctaatttctcaactggacgtccgaatcacgtcaaatcaactccgtttctcaccaaattttacagacaagtcttaaatattatattggacctataccaggtttcggaaccaaaatacggacccaatatcaacaaggccaaatatcaaccaattcttaaaataaaattaattttcagacttttaattttcatcaaaaattcaaaactcgagctagggacctccgaattcgattctgggcatacgcccaggtcccataattagATAcgaacccaccgggaccgtcaaaacaggGATCCGAGCccgtttacaaaaaatattgaccgaagtcaactaaaattaatttttaaagtaaaattttttattttcatcaatttgcgacataaaagttttccggaaacacgcccagactgtgcacgcaaatcgaggagggtaaaaataagattttcaaTGCTTAAGAGCGCAttttcgagttctaaaacataaaataaccttttgggtcatcacattctccacctctaaaacaaccgttcgtcctcgaacgaacattgaaaagtacctgggctggtaaaaaggtggggatatctacttcgcatatcggactcggactcccaagtagctgcctcaataggctgacctctccactgcactcgaactgaagggtaactctttaatctcaactggcgaacttgccgggctagaatagccatcggctcctcctcgtaagtcaaatccttgtccaactggacagagctaaaatctaacacatgggacggatcgtcgtgataatTTTGAagtatggacacatggaataccggatgaacatcTGCTAAATTAGGTGGTAacacaagcctgtaagccacatctcccactctctccggaatctcaaaaggtccgatatacttagggatcaacttgcccttcttttcgaacctcattacgcccttcatgggtgatacccgaagtaacactctctccccgaccatgaatgcaacatcacgaactctgcggttggcataactcttctgcctggactgagctgtgcgaagtcgatcctgaataatcttgaccttatccaaggcatcctgtactaagtctgtgcccaacaaccgagcctctcccggctcgaaccacccaactggcgaccgacaccgcctaccatataatgcctcataggaagctataggcgaactctgcaaggggcaagaactgatcccacgatcctccgaagtctataacacatgcgcggagcatatcctccaagatctgaatagtgcgctcggactgcccacccgtctgaggatggaatgttatgctcaactcaacccgcgtacccaactcacgctgtactgccctccagaagtgcgaggtgaactacatacctcgatcagaaatgatagacactggcacatcgtggagacggacgatctcacgaatgtaaatctctgccaaccgctccgaagaataggtaactgccacaggaatgaagtgcactgacttggtcagcctgtccacaatgacccaaactgcatcgaacttcctctgagtctgtgggagtccaacaacaaaattcatagtgatacgctcccactttcactcaggaatctctatcttctgaagcaaaccaccaggtctctgatgcctacactttacctgctggcaatttagacaccgagatacatatgcaactatgtctttcttcattcgcctccgccaataatactgccgcaagtcctgatacatctttcttcatttgcctccaccaatTCATACCAAGATTTGCCCAATGGTCACAATCAATTCCAATGATATAATAAAATCagttaatttcacaacaaatagcccaaggctccacttaatgtatataaaacctcaaaatcaaccaacagagatagaaaataattaacatagggcaacaccttcattaatccaaatttagataattatattaatacttcttcttaagcttgcttaattaattatttgcataggaaaaattcataatgaaattaaattccaagaaatatcaaaccatcaaactcacggaattcacataaatatacaagtaataattatatcaaattgtcatataaaaacaaattcaataaatgtgaTTTGAGGCGTGGCacatagatgattaaatatatgccaacaattatctaatttactacacaatatgtccaagactttaactcaataaattttgcatatataagctccagtacatactcgtcacctcgcgtacacggcttttcacatttcataaatggcacataacactcgatgcctaaggggtaattcccccacttgaggttaggcaagacacttatctttttgaagttaggccgatattccaaaatcgccttcttgcttgaattgacccccggacagctcaaatctaaccaaattaattcaattcagtgaatactaattgtaggaattaattccatatgaaaatactaattttccaataaaatccgaaatttaactcaaaaattgcccgtggggcccatatctcggaatccgacgaaactcacaaaatccgacaacccattcaattacgagtccacccataccaattttatcaaattccgataacaactcgacctccaaatcttaaatttttatttttggaagattttgcaaaaaatttgatttttcttccataaattcacggattcatgatgtaaatgagtatggaatcatgaaatataatcaatataggataaggaacacttaccccaatgtttttcagtgaaaatcgcctaaaaatcCCCCAAGAaccgcccaagaaccgtgctccaaaaattcaaaacgaaatgaaggaaatgaccatttttggtccttaagtttctgcccatccgtcactaaaagtcttttttccgtcactaaaagtccacaccaAAATTTGCTTgcaccagccttcattcaattgatcataactttatgtacaaatgtccaaatgatgaatagtttaactttctgaaaactaaaataaaaaaactacaacttttatgttttgataattttccgatttcttatgaattgcgagatataagcttccaaaattgactctacgcatcagaaatttctgacGAAACtactctaccagccttcattcaatccatcataactttctgtacaaatatccaaataatgaatgatttaattttctggaaactagaatcaaagtgATACAACtttgacattttaaatattttcagattctttatagattgtgagatataagcttccaaagttggctccacgcaccagaaatttctggcgaacagctctgcaacagaaatttccagcaaccctctttgtccgaaatccattccgtttaccttcccaaatccacccgaggccttcgagaccttaaccaattataccaacatgtcccaaaatacaatacgagcTTAGTAGAggcttcaaacaacatcaaacaatatcaaaacgacgaatcacacctcaaatcaaaatctatgaactttgaacttttaaattctacatcttgtgccgaaacacatcaaatcaattcggaatgactttaaatttttcacacaagtcataaatgacataacagacctatttcaatttccagaatcaaatttcgacctcgatataaaaaagtcaacccccgatcaaacttcccaaaaatttaacttttcgcatttcaagcccaattccactaccgacctccaaataatttttcggacatgctcctaagtccaaaatcaccatacggagctattgacatcatcaaaattctatttcggagtcgtttgctcaaaagccaactctccggtcaactctttccatttaagcttctaattaaggattgtttcttttaataattccgaatcttccgaaaaatcaaactcgaccacacccgcaggTCATAATACTTATTATGAAGTTGCTCGAAACCTTATGTCGCTGAACGGGGCGTTAAGTTTttaaacgacaagtcgggtcgttatattctccttctcttaaacaaacgttcgtcctcgaacgtgctaagaattattctgaggttaccaaattgatgattttacttttacacatatacttaCGGTTGATCCCACGTTACCGTATTTGAGATAAGACCGACAACACCGTATCAGTTGtgattatttttttgatttacaCTTATAAGCCTTAAAACCAATTttttacactccaaacattttcaaaaggaccgattttcacatcaacgcacggtattagtctcaactggctatagcca
This DNA window, taken from Nicotiana tabacum cultivar K326 chromosome 4, ASM71507v2, whole genome shotgun sequence, encodes the following:
- the LOC107832306 gene encoding SUMO-activating enzyme subunit 1B-1-like; amino-acid sequence: MGTEGEQLTEQETAIYDRQIRVWGVDAQRRLSKSHVFVSGLKGTSVEFCKNIVLAGVGSLTLNDDRLVTEELLLANFLIPPDENAFRGKSVAELCCDSLKDFNPMVSVAVEKGALFNFDADFFQKFDVVVVSCCSLLTKKSVNAKCHKLPKRVAFYSVECRDSCGEIFVDLQNYSYCKKKNEETMECTLQYPSFEEAIAVPWRSLPKRMSKLYFAMRVIERFEELEGRNPGETSADDLQNVQKLRKELCEAHCLNESQIPDSLLQRLIASRSEFPPVCAIMGGILGQEVIKAISGKGDPLKNFFFFDAMDGKGIIEDISNVNS